Proteins encoded by one window of Amaranthus tricolor cultivar Red isolate AtriRed21 chromosome 4, ASM2621246v1, whole genome shotgun sequence:
- the LOC130810555 gene encoding NADH dehydrogenase [ubiquinone] iron-sulfur protein 4, mitochondrial gives MATFLQKTGLRLTHLRRSAVLSTRSFSSEADSLVEVRPGEIGIVSGIPDEHLSRRVVIYSPARSATQQGAGKVGKWKINFLSTQKWENPLMGWTSTGDPYANVGESALTFDSEEAAKAFAERHGWQYEVKKRHTPLLKPKAYADNFKWKGPPKEANTA, from the exons ATGGCGACTTTTCTGCAAAAAACTGGTCTCAGGTTAACTCATCTTCGCCGATCTGCAGTTCTTTCGACAAGGTCATTTTCTTCTGAAGCTGATTCATTGGTCGAAGTTCGTCCTGGTGAGATTGGCATAGTTTCTGGCATCCCCGATGAACATCTTAGCCGACGA GTTGTCATATACTCCCCTGCTCGGAGCGCAACACAGCAAGGTGCTGGAAAAGTTGGAAAGTGGAAAATCAACTTCCTTTCCACTCAAAA ATGGGAGAATCCTTTAATGGGATGGACGTCCACTGGAGACCCATATGCCAATGTTGGTGAGTCAGCACTGACTTTCGATAGTGAAGAAGCTGCAAAAGCCTTTGCTGAGAGACATGGATGGCAATATGAG GTAAAGAAGCGTCACACTCCACTTCTCAAG CCGAAGGCATACGCAGATAATTTCAAGTGGAAGGGTCCTCCCAAGGAGGCAAACACTGCTTAA